In the genome of Xenopus laevis strain J_2021 chromosome 1S, Xenopus_laevis_v10.1, whole genome shotgun sequence, one region contains:
- the lrrtm1.S gene encoding leucine-rich repeat transmembrane neuronal protein 1, whose protein sequence is MDFLLIGFCLNWLLRKPPGLILCTLGVFVKMLPLVNSGCPRLCRCEGRFLYCESQNSTEMPHNLSGVMGLSLRYNSLSELQDGQFTGLIQLTWLYLDHNHIHTVEGNAFHKLRRVKELTLSSNKITHLANTTFRPMPNLRSVDLSNNNVQSLEPDLFHGLRKLTTLHMRYNAIKFVPVRIFQDCRSLKFLDLGYNQLKSLARNSFAGLFKLTELHLEHNDLVKVNLAHFPRLLSLHSLFMRRNKVTIVVNSLDWVWKLEKMDLSGNEIEYIEPHVFESLPHLESLQLDTNRLTYVDPRILNSWKSLTSITLAGNNWDCGRNVCALASWLSSFKGRYDGNMQCTTPEYAQGEDVLDAVYFFHLCEELVDPTGANAISTALNNSDRIAIDSPTATSYDVQDTEGERTTNVQTATVANEHHENTVQIHKVVTGTMALIFSFLIVVLMLYVSWKCFPASLRQLRQCFVTQRRKQKQKQTMNQMAAMSAQEYYVDYKPNHIEGALVIINEYGSCSCNQQPAKECEV, encoded by the coding sequence ATGGATTTCCTTCTCATTGGTTTCTGTTTAAACTGGCTGCTGAGGAAGCCCCCAGGGTTAATACTGTGTACGTTGGGTGTCTTTGTTAAAATGCTTCCACTGGTGAATAGTGGGTGTCCGAGGCTCTGCCGTTGCGAGGGCAGGTTCCTGTACTGTGAATCACAGAATTCCACTGAGATGCCTCACAACCTGTCGGGTGTAATGGGCTTGTCTCTGCGGTACAACAGCCTTTCAGAGCTACAAGATGGACAGTTCACAGGGTTAATTCAGCTCACGTGGCTCTATCTGGATCACAATCACATCCACACAGTAGAGGGAAATGCCTTTCACAAACTGCGTAGAGTGAAAGAACTCACTCTTAGTTCCAACAAAATAACACATCTGGCCAACACCACTTTCCGACCCATGCCAAACTTGCGCAGTGTGGATTTATCTAACAATAACGTACAGTCTTTGGAACCGGATCTCTTTCATGGGCTGCGCAAGCTGACGACTTTGCATATGCGCTACAACGCCATCAAGTTTGTACCAGTAAGAATCTTTCAGGACTGTCGCAGCCTAAAGTTCCTGGACTTGGGATATAATCAATTGAAGAGCCTTGCTCGTAACTCCTTTGCAGGTTTGTTTAAACTCACCGAGCTCCACCTTGAGCACAATGACTTGGTGAAGGTGAATTTAGCCCATTTTCCCAGGCTCCTGTCATTGCACTCTCTATTTATGAGGAGGAATAAAGTCACTATAGTTGTTAACTCCTTGGACTGGGTATGGAAACTAGAAAAAATGGACCTTTCTGGAAATGAAATTGAATACATTGAACCTCATGTTTTTGAAAGTTTACCTCATCTGGAATCACTGCAACTTGACACCAATCGGCTCACTTACGTTGATCCCAGAATCTTAAACTCTTGGAAATCTCTCACCAGCATCACCCTTGCTGGGAACAACTGGGACTGTGGACGCAATGTTTGTGCTTTGGCCTCTTGGCTTAGCAGCTTCAAAGGTCGTTATGATGGCAATATGCAATGTACAACCCCGGAGTATGCCCAGGGTGAGGATGTCCTTGATGCAGTTTACTTTTTCCATTTGTGTGAGGAACTAGTAGATCCCACTGGTGCTAATGCTATTTCTACAGCTCTGAACAACAGTGACAGAATTGCTATTGACAGCCCCACTGCTACAAGTTACGATGTGCAGGACACTGAAGGTGAAAGAACCACCAACGTGCAAACCGCAACCGTGGCCAATGAACACCACGAGAACACTGTTCAGATCCACAAGGTGGTCACAGGGACCATGGCACTGATTTTTTCCTTTCTCATTGTGGTTTTGATGTTGTATGTTTCTTGGAAGTGTTTTCCTGCCAGCCTTAGACAGCTGAGACAGTGCTTTGTGACACAACGTAGAAAGCAAAAGCAGAAACAGACCATGAATCAAATGGCTGCCATGTCAGCCCAGGAATATTATGTTGATTATAAACCCAATCACATTGAAGGAGCTTTGGTTATCATTAATGAATATGGCTCCTGTTCTTGTAATCAGCAGCCTGCAAAGGAGTGTGAGGTGTGA